In the Natronoglycomyces albus genome, GGCTGGTTCCCGCCTCTGGACGTGAGCTCTATTCCCGTCCTCACGAGGCCGTGCATTCATTTCCCGCCTCCAGGTGGGCTTGAACCCTACTTCAACCTTGCGGCGCGCAGTATCGGGAGTCCCCGCCTACGGGCGGACGGTACTTCAAACTTCTGCCCTCAGGCGGGCTGTGTTGCTACTTCCCGCCCTCAAGCGGACTTTCCCGCCCTCAGGCGGGCTGTGCTGCTAATTCCCGCCCTCAGGCGGACTGTGTTCCTAATTCCCGCCTTCTGGCGGACTGTGTTCCTAATTCCCGCCCTCAGGCGGGAATCCCGCCCGTTTCCTCAGCGCTGCCAAATCGGTGACCACGATCTTGCGCCCCTCAGTGCGAAGCCAGCCCCGGTTGGCGAATATGCCGATAGCCTGGTTGACACTTTGGCGGGAACCGCCCGCCATTTCGGCCAGCTGGGTCTGGTTGAGTTCAATGGTGATGATGGGGCTGGGATGCCTCTCCGCCAAACGAACAAGAGTCTTCGCGACCCTGCCCGGCAAGTCCAGGAACACATGGTCGGAACTCTGTTCAGTCAAGCGGCGAACCAGCATTCCCATAGACCGCATCACAGCGTCCAACATCTTCGGATTGGAATGCACCATCTCGATGAACGACGACC is a window encoding:
- a CDS encoding Crp/Fnr family transcriptional regulator, translating into MGVTPSEDPLGGVAMFSGLDLPARQRIAEVAVPRHYHRGRLLFFEGEPAESLIMIRSGAVSVFRTAATGERAMLHVARPPEVLGEVSLLDSSPRSASAEALEDTTALALARSSFIEMVHSNPKMLDAVMRSMGMLVRRLTEQSSDHVFLDLPGRVAKTLVRLAERHPSPIITIELNQTQLAEMAGGSRQSVNQAIGIFANRGWLRTEGRKIVVTDLAALRKRAGFPPEGGN